A region of the Oceanihabitans sp. IOP_32 genome:
ACCGTGTGCAAAGCCTCTTGGTACAAACAATTGCTTTTTATTTTGTTCTGATAATTCTACCGCTACATGTTGTCCAAATGTTTGAGATTCTTTTCTAAGATCTACGGCTACGTCTAAAACCCTACCATTTAAAACACGAACTAATTTAGCTTGAGCGTGCGCTCCTGTTTGATAATGCAACCCTCTTAAAACACCCTTTGATGAAAAAGACTCATTATCTTGAACAAAATTAACATTAGCCCCTAACAATTTATTAAACACTTTTTGATTATAGCTTTCAAAAAAATATCCACGTTCATCAGCATAAACAGTTGGTTCTAATATATAACAATCTTGTAGTTTTGTTTCTTTTACAATCATTTAGTCTTGATTTATTAGGCTTAGTAAATGTTTTCCATAACCACTTTTAAGCAATGGTTTAGCAAGATTCCTTAGCTCTTCTTTTGATATAAAACCACTTCTGTAAGCGGCCTCTTCAATAGCCCCAATTTTCAATCCTTGCCGCTCTTCAATAACTTCAACAAATTGGGATGCCTGCATCAAAGAATTAAAAGTTCCTGTATCTAACCAAGCTGTTCCTTTATCTAAAATACTAACTCTTAATCTACCTCGTTTTAAATATTCTTTATTAACATCGGTTATCTCTAATTCACCTCTATGACTTGGTTTTATATTTTTCGCTATTTTAACCACTTCATTATCATAAAAATAAATACCTGGAACGGCATAGTTTGATTTTGGTTTTTCTGGTTTTTCTTCAATAGAAAGTACATTTCCATCTTTATCAAAATTAACAACTCCATAACGTTCCGGATCATTGACATGATAAGCATAAACAATACCCCCTTGAGGGTCATTATTAGCCTTTAACAACTCAGCCAAACCAGTTCCATAAAATATATTATCACCTAAAATTAAGGCTACTTTATCGTCTCCAATAAAATCTTCACCAATAATGAAAGCCTCTGCTAAACCATTTGGAGCATCTTGTACAGCATATTCAAACCTACAACCCAAATGATTACCATCTCCTAATAATTGTTTAAAAAGTGGTAAATGCTCTGGCGTAGATATAATAAGTATCTCACTAATACCAGCATGCATTAAAGTGGATAGCGGATAATATATCATGGGTTTATCATAAATAGGCATCAGCTGCTTACTTAAAACTTTTGTCAATGGATGGAGTCTAGTCCCAGAGCCACCTGCTAAAATAATACCTTTCATGTGTTTTTTTTTATTGTTTTTCTATCGGTCACAAGCGACATCCATTTCATCATTTCCTTGAGTATTAATTTAGTTATGGATGTTTGATAAGCTATTTATACTGCTTTTTATAATAATCTTGATAGGCCCCAGTGGTGACATTATTAAGCCAGTCCTTATTATTTAAGTACCAATCGATGGTCTTGTCTAAACCTTCTTCGAAAGTTACCGTAGGCGTCCATCCCAGCTCTTTTTTTATTTTTGAGGCATCGATAGCATATCTTAAATCGTGTCCCGGACGGTCTTTAACGTAGGTGATTAATTGTGCCGATGTGCCTTCTTTATTACCTAATTTATCGTCCATTTGTTTACAAAGCAAGCTAACTAAATCGATGTTTTTCCATTCGTTAAAACCACCAATATTATAGGTTTCTCCTAAAACACCTTTATGAAAAACCACATCTATGGCTTTGGCATGATCTTCTACAAACAACCAATCTCGAGTATAATTACCATCGCCATAAACGGGTAACTCTTTTTTATTTAAAATATTATTTATAAACAAGGGGATTAGTTTTTCTGGAAATTGATAAGCCCCATAATTATTAGAACAGTTTGAAATAATATACGGCAAGCCATAGGTTTCGCCGTAGGCTCTAACAAAATGATCGGCACTCGCTTTCGATGCAGAGTAGGGTGAATTGGGATCGTAAGCTGTGGTTTCGGTAAATAAGCCCGTTTCTCCTAAAGTTCCGTAAACTTCGTCTGTACTAATGTGGTAAAATAATTTATTTTCAAAATTAGAATGATAACAAGCCTTAAAAGCATTAAGCAATACCATGGTCCCTATAACATTGGTTTTTACAAAGGCTAGGGGATCTTCTATAGAGCGATCGACATGCGACTCGGCCGCGAGATGAATTACCTTATCAAATTTATGGGTTTGGAAGAGTTCGTTTATAAAGTCCTCGTTGGTAATATCGCCTTTTATAAAGGTATAATTGGGTTGGTCTTGAACATCGATAAGGTTCTCCAAATTACCCGCATAAGTCAAGGCATCCAAATTATAAATATGATACTCTGGATAGGTATTAACAAATAACCTCACTACATGAGAACCGATAAATCCAGCCCCACCCGTTATTAAAACATTTTGTTTATTCATTATATTTTTAATTTACTACACTTTATCCTTATAACGGTCTAAAAACTTAATAAACTCTATGCCTAACAACACGATAAAGCTAAGTGTTAACAGTGCTAATGCATAAAATATTTTTGCGCTCACAAGATAACCGAAAAAGTTTTTTCTATCATCTACAGAGCCGCTATCTTGTGCACTAGAAGTTATTTCGATAATTTGTGCTTTATCGGCGATTTCACGCTCAATTTCTACCAATTGCTCGCGTAGTTCTAAGTCTTTGTTATACAATTCAAAATCTTTAGTCGAACTAAATTTTTCTTCATTATCGATAACCGTTATTTTGCCTTGAAAATTATTATCGAATTCGGCCGATTTTAAGATGGCTTTTTGGTAAACCGATAATAAAGTATCGGACTTTACTAGAGATTTAGAAATGGCTAAAGCTTGGTTTTGCAGCGCCTGCAAGTCTTTTTCTTGCTCTCGCTTTAAATAAGGGTTGGTATTTATGTTCTCAATAATTTTACTAAAAAGCGCATTAAAACTGTTTCGTTGCTTGGCTTTAATGGCTATTTGCTGGTATTTGTGATTGTACGTTTTATACTGCCTAGAAAAGGTTTCAAAATCTATATTTTTAACCAAAGCCGTATCGATTGTTTTAAGATAGGCATCGTACTCTACCAATTTCTCGTTTTCGCTGGTTACAGATTTCATTTCGAAATCGATAATTGCGGCAAGTTCCTCTTGATTGATACCCAAAACAGCTTCTAGAGTATTTAAATCTTTTTGCTTTACCAAGTCGTTGTAGTAATTAATCGCACTGTTTAAATTCTCACCTGTATCGTAATTTTGTTTTACTGTGATATACGATTTATAAACAGGATCGGAGGTTTGATCTAATACAACCCCTAAAATAATTCCAATAACAGCAGCAATTGCAAGTTTTACGAGGTGCTTTTTAATGAAAAAAACCAGCCATACAAAAGCTAGAAATATACTTTTAAATATACTCCCTATAAACTTAAAAAAACGATTAAATCCGTTTCCTATAAGTTTAAATAGTTGTCCTAAATCGACCTCGTCAGACTGGGTTGGTTGTGGCAAATCTTTACTCATAATTATTAGTATGCTGTTAGTTAAAAAGTTGTTCTAATATTTTTCTAGTAATTAAATAGGTGGGTTTTACACCCGAGGTGCCCAAACCGCCAGAGGCTAAGGTGCTACCCGTTTCTAATGGGTTATCGCTGGCATAATAAGCATAACGCACTTTTACATTGGGACTAATACTGTTTCTAACTTTTGAAGCCGCTTGAATGGCTTTTTGATAATGCGCCCCTTCCATTTCTAAACCAATAACCTGCCAAGTGGAATTGTGAAAGAATTTTAAAATGTCTTTGTTTTGCAACGAAGTACCCAGAACGGTTACCATAGACCCTTCGTAAACGTTGACATTTTCACCTTTAAAATCTTCCTTTTTTAATTCGTTTGTAAACGGATAATTATCTGCTGTCCCTTCAAAAATATGGGCTTTTGGTATCATAATATCGCCTTTTCCGCCCTCTAAAATACCAGCCTTACCCATTATTGATACGGATTCTACATTTAAGTGGATCTTTTCGCCGTTTACTTTATAGGGTTTTAAAAGCTCGTCGATGGTCTCGTAAGCCTGCTCGCCAAAGGCATAATCCATAACAAATACAACCGGTTTTTTCGATTTTAGAAGTGCATCGTCTGCTTTTATATCGAGTGTTGAAGTTTCCATTTTTGCTGTATCAAAAATTTGCACATCGATATTAGTGCCCGAGGTGTCTTTAATATAAATCATCCCATTGAGCAAGGCTTCTTTGGTGACTTTGTTTCGGAGTGCTTCATTCTCTTTTTGGCTTAATGCTTCGTAAACTTCAAAAATACTTTTTTTAGACTTTAAAGCCTTTGGTGCAAAAAGCGTATTCATTACGCTATGCATATTAGCACTAATAATATGTATGGGACGTTTTAATAAATCCTTTTTATACAGGGTGTTTTTAATGGTATTCGCCCAAACTTCACCGTGCAAATGATGCCCTAAACGCTCTCTTAGCACCGGACTAAAGGTTATAGTGCGTTTGTCTTTACCTATTTGCTCTTCTATAGCCAATTTGCCTAACCAATATAAAATGTGTAGTAAACGCTCTGGCTGCTTAGTGGTCGAAAATTTAGAATATACCTCTGTTAACTCTTTAAAGGTACGCCCCGTAATATTTGCTAAATGCGTAATCGCAATTTCGCGCTCTTGTTGTGTAAATTTTTTGGTTGATAAGACTGCTTTCTCTAATTTTTTCCAATCTCGATTTGTAGCCCCACACTCGTCAATAAGTACTCGATTACTAATTTTATGCGATTCGATAAAAAGAAAGGTGAGGTGGGTTAAAATATCGTAAATTTCAGAGCGGCCTCTGGTGATTTCAATATTCATTTGATCGCTGTCTATACGATAGCAATTGCGGCGTCTTTTTGGAGGAATTATTGGTTGAAAGTGAGAATCGGCATAGCCTTCATCACTTGTTAGATTAATAAATGTGCACTCTTCAATACCAATAGGTAGCCTGTCTATAACATACAATAGGCCGTATAATTCTATTTTTTCTTCAGCTATAGAACCGTATATTTCTGGACGCAACACCAAAAGAGACTCCCTTAAAGTCTCGCCCGATACACCCATAGGCTTGTAAAACCCACGGTTAAATAAATGGCGCATGGTAATGTACATACGCTCTATAGCGTTAGAGCTTTCTTGAGCTCTTGTTCTTGCATGGTGCTTATTTATACCCATATATTTGTAAATTATTGCAAATATAGTATTATTTGCCATAGTTATACCTTGAAATTATGAAGGCTATTGTTTTTAGCTTAGGTAAGAAATATTTATTATTCTGTGTATTAAGGTTTAATTTTCTGTTTGTCCGTTTTTCGCAATACGACGAAAGAATCTACGTTCATCTGCGAAATCAGCGAGAAAACAAATATTAGATACGGGAGAATTATCCCGCAGATTCCACAGATTTACGCGGATTAAAAATAAATATTTATTTTCGTGTCGGCACAAAGATGTCATCATAAGTTACTAATTTACAGGTTTATGACATATAGCGGACAATCCATTATTTTTTAAAAGATTCTTCAGGCGTGCGACCTTCTGAATGACAATGGTGGTGTTTTTGGGAGGTTTTTTAATAATGAAAACCGTGGAATCTTATGATTGTTCTCGTGGTTTTAATGGAAAGATTGCTTCGTCGTACCTCCTCGCAATGACGGATTTTTGCGGTGTTATGTCATTCAAAGCAGCCTGTCATTCAGAGCAGCCTGTCATTCAGAGCATAGCGAAGAATCTCACGGTTTTTCTTGTCCTTTCAATCAAAAGATTGCTTCGTCGTACCTCCTCGCAATGACGGATTTTTGCGGTGTTATGTCATTCAAAGCAGCCTGGCATTCAGAGCACAGCGAAGAATCTCATGATTTTTACTTGTCGTTTTCATTGAAGAGATTGCTTCGTCGTACCTCCTCGCAATGACGGATTTTTGCGGTGTTATGTCATTCAAAGCAGCCTGTCATTCAGAGCATTCAGAATATATTCGGAGTCGAAGAATCTCACGGTTTCACTTGCCCTTTTAATCAAAAGATTGCTTCGTCATGTTTCCTCGCAATGACGGGTTATTGATGTGTAGTTGTTTATAACGAATCCTGTCAATTAGAGCATTCCGAATATATTCGGAGTCGAAGAATCTCTTTCTCTATAAAATTAGCATAACCCATTATAAAAGATTCTTCAGTCGTTCCTCCTTCTGAATGACAGACGTGGATTATTCAAAGCAGCCTGTCATTCAGAGCGCAGCGAAGAATCTCATGATTTTTACTTGTCGTTTTCATTGAAGAGATTGCTTTGTCATGCTTCCTCGCAATGACGGGTTTTTAAGGTGTGCTGTTATTCGAAGGAGTTTGTTA
Encoded here:
- the rfbC gene encoding dTDP-4-dehydrorhamnose 3,5-epimerase → MIVKETKLQDCYILEPTVYADERGYFFESYNQKVFNKLLGANVNFVQDNESFSSKGVLRGLHYQTGAHAQAKLVRVLNGRVLDVAVDLRKESQTFGQHVAVELSEQNKKQLFVPRGFAHGFVVLSDTALFSYKCDNFYNKEAEAGIIFNDKYLDIDWQLNEEDFIVSEKDLVLPKFENAIL
- the rfbA gene encoding glucose-1-phosphate thymidylyltransferase RfbA; this translates as MKGIILAGGSGTRLHPLTKVLSKQLMPIYDKPMIYYPLSTLMHAGISEILIISTPEHLPLFKQLLGDGNHLGCRFEYAVQDAPNGLAEAFIIGEDFIGDDKVALILGDNIFYGTGLAELLKANNDPQGGIVYAYHVNDPERYGVVNFDKDGNVLSIEEKPEKPKSNYAVPGIYFYDNEVVKIAKNIKPSHRGELEITDVNKEYLKRGRLRVSILDKGTAWLDTGTFNSLMQASQFVEVIEERQGLKIGAIEEAAYRSGFISKEELRNLAKPLLKSGYGKHLLSLINQD
- the rfbB gene encoding dTDP-glucose 4,6-dehydratase, with the protein product MNKQNVLITGGAGFIGSHVVRLFVNTYPEYHIYNLDALTYAGNLENLIDVQDQPNYTFIKGDITNEDFINELFQTHKFDKVIHLAAESHVDRSIEDPLAFVKTNVIGTMVLLNAFKACYHSNFENKLFYHISTDEVYGTLGETGLFTETTAYDPNSPYSASKASADHFVRAYGETYGLPYIISNCSNNYGAYQFPEKLIPLFINNILNKKELPVYGDGNYTRDWLFVEDHAKAIDVVFHKGVLGETYNIGGFNEWKNIDLVSLLCKQMDDKLGNKEGTSAQLITYVKDRPGHDLRYAIDASKIKKELGWTPTVTFEEGLDKTIDWYLNNKDWLNNVTTGAYQDYYKKQYK
- a CDS encoding DUF6909 family protein, with the translated sequence MGINKHHARTRAQESSNAIERMYITMRHLFNRGFYKPMGVSGETLRESLLVLRPEIYGSIAEEKIELYGLLYVIDRLPIGIEECTFINLTSDEGYADSHFQPIIPPKRRRNCYRIDSDQMNIEITRGRSEIYDILTHLTFLFIESHKISNRVLIDECGATNRDWKKLEKAVLSTKKFTQQEREIAITHLANITGRTFKELTEVYSKFSTTKQPERLLHILYWLGKLAIEEQIGKDKRTITFSPVLRERLGHHLHGEVWANTIKNTLYKKDLLKRPIHIISANMHSVMNTLFAPKALKSKKSIFEVYEALSQKENEALRNKVTKEALLNGMIYIKDTSGTNIDVQIFDTAKMETSTLDIKADDALLKSKKPVVFVMDYAFGEQAYETIDELLKPYKVNGEKIHLNVESVSIMGKAGILEGGKGDIMIPKAHIFEGTADNYPFTNELKKEDFKGENVNVYEGSMVTVLGTSLQNKDILKFFHNSTWQVIGLEMEGAHYQKAIQAASKVRNSISPNVKVRYAYYASDNPLETGSTLASGGLGTSGVKPTYLITRKILEQLFN